In Microcoleus sp. FACHB-68, the following are encoded in one genomic region:
- a CDS encoding DUF4347 domain-containing protein — protein MNTETNLEQPQIIIVDPTVKNYQQLLTGIAASTQVVILDETQDGIEQVNEIITGTDNLSAVHIISHGSPGSLKLGATQLNLNNLESYSNLLQQWRMNLGETADILLYGCDVAADPSFIARLSEITGADIAASNNKTGSSALGGDWDLEITSGSIETATPFSAEAIEDYEYVLANFDVTVATDDGTGNTAGTLSWAILQANNTAGDDTITLQTNVRFTAVPLTLINSNIDIIGNNFTVSGDVNGNNTNDAGDVRPFFIKSGEVNFSNLSISGGRAQGGSGSGGGAGIGGGLFIYAGSVSLNNVAFTGNAAIGGSGSNTGGGGGMFGHGGVFTGGSLFSSPSNDFFNPEGGYGGNGNYGGFGSGFGRGGNGGGFGGGGFGGGGGRDGGNGGYGGGGGDRGEGGNFGGNGGYYRYLPGGTRGGGAGLGGAIFIRTGTLNLKGTTFNNNSAIGGEGDTSNSAIAGRWATPGQGKGGAIFAMQSTTNTNGNNQGMPSSLPIVTAVDGLPNFSGNDAANHADTANVKPTIPGVALDNKDVYGVMNATNELPIVSTIRKTGSAGTVITFSATDFESAFADSDNQPLGKIKITSLPANGSLTLNGVAVTANQEIETSALGNLAFTPNADFSGIISFGWNGFDGMDYAIAGATVNLAVDVINLATDFDVTVETDDGTGNTVGTLSWAILQANNTAGDDTITLYNNVRLTANSQIAIDSNINIIGNRCTVSGDAINNGINDAGDVRPFFVRSGVVSFSNMSVIGGRAQAGNGGGGAAGMGGGLFIYDGTVTLTNVSFANNSALGGNGGENKNDIDYGGGGFGGDGSNEGGGSGGFFGGTGGSNGSAGSNGSHGGDGVNGFGGDGSNGGPGGSGGLFAGGGIGGDGGGGGGSGRSLGGNGGDGGNGGNGGGFGGGGGDGGGGGFGGSSGVIPGSAGSPGSGGSGGSGGFGGGGGGGGLTLGSPGSGGFGGGDGGIGGIPSRSHRTIIYPGTEGGGGGGGAGFGGAIFIRTGTLNLNDTTFTNNTATGGTGANPGQGKGGAIFALHSTTNPNGNNQGMPSSLPTVNVVGELPNFSGNDAANNANTDPTTSGISADNEDVFGLITVNTVVKQGDEDTNLEFSATDFSSTFDEIEGENLAKIQLTSLPQNGTLTLAGNAVTVNQEIAVAELNNLIFTPNANFNGIAAFNWNGSDESAYTTTGYTVSLNITAVNDLLTLSTVINDQSAVQNADFNFTVPQNTFIEVDGDTTYSASLENGGALPRWLTFNSTTRTFSGKPVPNDLGAINIKVTASDAAATASDVFTLTVNATPNTAPTVSTPISDTQATAGTLFSYTFAENTFVDADGNALTYTLTLADGSPLPAWLSFDPQTRTISGTPEEGTAATFDILLTASDTAGASNSERFNLAVSDPTPTPTPNPTPTPAPTPNPTPAPTPNPAPAPTPNPTPAPAPNPTTTPTPNPTPTPAPTATPGIADLGNLALGIPIIPNVNEVESTLNGGESDDTITGTNTAEAIDGFAGSDWLFGSGANDNLIGGDGIDILFGNAGADYLDGGNDIDIIFAGKDSDIVLGQDGDDFLLGEQEKDTVNGGLGNDYINGNANNDTLDGGNGDDTINGGKDNDLIIGNLGADLLLGDLGNDTIVGGDGNDYLNGNAGDDLLDGGNGNDTQSGGKDDDTLIGNTGDDTLSGDAGNDALYGNAGADLLDGGDGNDTLHGGKDDDTLTGGSGDDILNGDMGNDILTGGAGSDLFVLKSGAGSDTITDFFDGEDLLGLSAGLTFENLIITEGNNATLIRAGDELLATLAGVQSNLITASDFALI, from the coding sequence ATGAATACCGAAACCAACCTGGAACAGCCGCAAATCATTATTGTCGATCCAACCGTTAAAAATTATCAACAACTGCTCACCGGCATTGCCGCAAGTACACAAGTAGTCATCCTTGATGAAACGCAAGATGGCATCGAGCAAGTTAACGAAATTATCACCGGCACTGACAATCTAAGCGCGGTTCATATTATTTCACACGGGAGTCCGGGCAGTTTAAAACTCGGAGCAACCCAACTCAACCTTAACAACTTAGAAAGCTATTCAAATTTATTGCAGCAGTGGCGAATGAATTTGGGTGAAACTGCCGACATTTTATTGTATGGGTGCGATGTAGCGGCAGACCCGTCTTTTATTGCACGTCTGAGCGAAATCACCGGCGCAGATATTGCCGCCTCTAATAACAAAACCGGCAGCAGCGCACTTGGGGGAGATTGGGATTTAGAAATCACGTCCGGCAGCATTGAAACGGCAACTCCCTTCTCTGCCGAAGCGATTGAAGATTACGAGTATGTCCTGGCAAACTTTGATGTCACGGTTGCGACTGACGACGGAACCGGCAACACCGCCGGCACGTTGAGCTGGGCAATTTTGCAAGCGAATAACACGGCAGGGGATGACACAATTACCCTGCAAACCAACGTCCGATTTACCGCAGTTCCCCTGACACTAATTAACAGCAATATCGACATTATTGGCAATAATTTCACCGTTAGTGGGGATGTGAACGGCAACAACACCAATGATGCCGGTGATGTGCGCCCCTTCTTCATCAAGTCGGGGGAAGTCAACTTTTCTAACTTGAGCATCTCCGGCGGACGGGCACAAGGGGGAAGTGGCAGTGGCGGTGGTGCCGGCATAGGGGGCGGTTTGTTCATCTATGCCGGCAGTGTCAGCCTTAATAACGTTGCCTTCACTGGCAACGCGGCTATAGGCGGCTCTGGGAGCAACACGGGCGGTGGTGGCGGGATGTTTGGACATGGCGGCGTCTTCACCGGCGGTAGTCTTTTTAGCTCCCCTAGCAATGACTTCTTCAACCCAGAGGGCGGCTACGGCGGTAATGGCAACTATGGCGGGTTCGGCAGCGGGTTCGGCAGGGGCGGCAATGGCGGCGGGTTCGGCGGCGGCGGGTTCGGCGGCGGCGGCGGTCGCGACGGCGGCAATGGCGGCTATGGCGGCGGCGGCGGTGATCGCGGCGAAGGAGGCAACTTCGGCGGCAATGGCGGTTACTACAGGTACCTGCCCGGCGGCACTCGCGGGGGCGGAGCCGGCTTGGGGGGAGCGATCTTTATTCGCACCGGCACATTAAACCTCAAAGGCACAACCTTCAACAACAACAGTGCCATCGGGGGTGAAGGCGACACCAGCAACAGTGCCATCGCCGGCAGATGGGCAACCCCTGGCCAAGGTAAAGGTGGGGCCATTTTTGCCATGCAGTCCACCACCAACACCAACGGCAACAACCAGGGGATGCCGTCTAGCCTCCCTATCGTCACGGCAGTAGATGGACTGCCCAACTTTAGCGGTAATGATGCCGCCAACCACGCCGACACTGCCAATGTTAAACCCACGATCCCTGGCGTCGCGCTAGATAACAAGGACGTTTACGGGGTGATGAACGCGACAAATGAGTTGCCGATTGTTAGTACAATCAGAAAAACAGGAAGTGCAGGCACCGTCATTACTTTTTCGGCAACCGACTTTGAAAGCGCCTTTGCGGATTCAGATAACCAACCTCTGGGCAAAATTAAAATCACCTCACTTCCAGCCAATGGCAGTCTGACATTAAATGGGGTAGCTGTCACGGCAAATCAAGAAATTGAGACGTCTGCTTTAGGGAATCTTGCCTTCACACCCAATGCCGATTTCTCAGGCATTATCAGCTTTGGGTGGAATGGGTTTGATGGCATGGATTATGCCATTGCCGGTGCAACAGTTAATCTAGCCGTTGATGTGATTAACTTAGCAACAGACTTTGATGTCACAGTTGAGACCGACGACGGAACTGGCAACACGGTTGGCACCTTAAGCTGGGCGATTTTGCAAGCAAATAACACGGCAGGGGATGACACAATTACCCTGTACAACAATGTCAGACTCACGGCCAATTCGCAAATCGCAATTGACAGCAATATCAACATTATTGGCAATCGTTGCACCGTTAGCGGCGATGCCATTAATAACGGGATTAATGATGCCGGTGACGTTCGCCCCTTCTTTGTGAGGTCGGGGGTTGTCAGTTTCTCAAACATGAGTGTTATAGGGGGCCGAGCGCAAGCCGGAAATGGCGGCGGGGGTGCTGCTGGTATGGGGGGCGGACTCTTCATTTATGACGGAACGGTAACGCTCACTAATGTCAGCTTCGCCAACAACTCTGCACTCGGCGGCAATGGCGGTGAGAACAAGAACGATATTGACTATGGCGGCGGCGGCTTTGGCGGCGATGGCAGCAATGAGGGCGGCGGCAGTGGCGGGTTCTTCGGCGGCACCGGCGGCAGCAACGGCAGCGCCGGCAGCAATGGCAGCCATGGCGGCGATGGCGTCAATGGCTTTGGCGGCGATGGCAGCAATGGTGGCCCTGGTGGCAGTGGCGGCTTGTTTGCTGGCGGAGGGATTGGCGGCGATGGCGGCGGCGGCGGCGGCAGTGGCCGTAGCCTTGGCGGTAACGGCGGCGATGGCGGCAATGGCGGCAATGGCGGCGGCTTTGGCGGCGGCGGCGGCGATGGCGGCGGCGGAGGCTTTGGCGGCAGCAGCGGCGTTATCCCAGGCTCTGCAGGCTCTCCAGGCAGTGGCGGCAGTGGCGGCAGTGGCGGCTTTGGCGGTGGCGGCGGTGGCGGCGGCCTTACCCTCGGCTCTCCAGGCAGTGGCGGCTTCGGCGGCGGCGACGGCGGTATTGGCGGCATTCCATCCAGATCTCACCGCACAATCATCTATCCTGGAACCGAAGGCGGCGGTGGAGGGGGTGGTGCCGGCTTCGGGGGAGCGATCTTTATTCGCACCGGCACCTTAAACCTCAACGACACAACCTTCACCAACAACACCGCCACCGGCGGCACCGGCGCGAACCCCGGCCAAGGGAAAGGTGGAGCTATTTTTGCTCTGCACTCCACAACTAACCCCAACGGCAACAACCAGGGGATGCCTTCTAGCCTTCCCACCGTCAATGTCGTAGGTGAACTCCCCAACTTCAGCGGCAATGATGCAGCCAACAACGCCAACACCGACCCCACAACCTCTGGCATCTCAGCAGATAACGAGGACGTTTTCGGTCTCATCACTGTTAATACAGTGGTTAAACAAGGCGATGAAGACACGAATCTTGAATTTTCTGCCACTGACTTCAGCAGCACCTTTGATGAAATAGAGGGGGAGAATTTAGCCAAAATTCAGCTCACCTCGCTGCCTCAAAATGGCACTCTAACGTTAGCCGGCAATGCTGTAACCGTTAATCAAGAAATTGCAGTTGCCGAACTCAATAACCTGATCTTTACGCCGAATGCCAATTTCAATGGAATTGCTGCCTTTAACTGGAATGGTTCAGATGAATCGGCTTATACAACGACAGGTTACACGGTTAGCTTGAATATCACAGCCGTTAACGATCTGCTAACGTTATCAACAGTCATTAACGACCAAAGTGCGGTGCAAAATGCCGACTTTAATTTTACCGTTCCTCAGAATACTTTCATCGAGGTTGATGGCGACACTACTTACAGTGCAAGTTTGGAAAATGGCGGTGCTTTGCCAAGGTGGTTAACCTTTAACTCAACAACGCGCACATTTTCAGGAAAGCCGGTACCCAATGATTTAGGCGCAATTAATATTAAAGTAACCGCATCAGACGCAGCGGCAACGGCCAGCGATGTGTTTACTTTAACCGTTAACGCAACGCCGAATACTGCCCCAACAGTATCAACCCCAATTTCAGATACTCAGGCAACGGCGGGAACACTTTTTAGCTATACCTTCGCGGAAAATACGTTTGTTGATGCTGATGGTAATGCGCTGACTTATACGTTGACGCTAGCAGATGGCAGTCCCTTACCAGCATGGTTAAGTTTCGATCCCCAAACACGCACGATATCCGGCACACCAGAAGAAGGGACGGCAGCGACGTTTGATATTTTGCTGACGGCATCTGATACTGCCGGTGCCAGTAATAGTGAGCGCTTTAACTTGGCGGTGAGTGATCCCACACCCACTCCTACACCTAATCCAACACCAACGCCGGCACCAACTCCCAACCCAACGCCGGCACCCACACCTAACCCCGCGCCGGCACCAACTCCCAACCCAACGCCGGCACCGGCACCTAACCCAACAACCACTCCTACACCTAACCCAACACCAACACCGGCACCCACCGCAACACCCGGCATTGCGGATCTAGGAAATCTTGCACTTGGCATCCCCATCATTCCCAATGTCAATGAAGTTGAATCAACGCTTAATGGCGGCGAATCAGACGATACAATCACCGGCACAAATACAGCCGAAGCAATTGATGGCTTTGCCGGCAGTGATTGGCTGTTCGGCAGTGGCGCTAATGACAATCTCATCGGCGGTGACGGAATTGATATTCTATTTGGAAATGCCGGCGCTGACTATCTTGATGGTGGCAATGATATTGACATAATCTTTGCCGGTAAAGATAGTGATATTGTCTTAGGACAAGATGGAGATGACTTCCTACTTGGTGAACAGGAGAAAGACACGGTTAATGGCGGCTTAGGCAATGACTATATCAATGGCAATGCTAATAATGACACCCTCGATGGGGGTAATGGTGATGACACCATCAATGGCGGCAAAGATAACGATCTCATTATTGGAAACCTAGGCGCGGATCTGCTGCTTGGGGATCTCGGCAACGATACGATAGTTGGCGGTGATGGCAACGACTACCTCAACGGCAACGCTGGCGATGATCTCCTTGATGGCGGTAATGGGAATGATACCCAGAGCGGCGGCAAAGACGATGATACCCTCATTGGCAATACCGGCGATGATACCCTGAGCGGGGATGCCGGCAATGATGCACTCTACGGCAACGCGGGTGCGGATCTTTTGGATGGCGGCGATGGCAATGATACCCTCCACGGCGGCAAAGATGATGACACACTGACGGGCGGTAGTGGGGATGATATTCTCAACGGAGATATGGGCAACGATATTCTGACTGGCGGTGCCGGCAGTGATCTTTTTGTTCTGAAATCGGGTGCCGGCAGTGATACGATTACTGATTTCTTCGATGGGGAAGATTTACTGGGTTTAAGTGCCGGTTTAACCTTCGAGAATCTCATTATTACGGAGGGTAATAACGCCACTTTAATTCGTGCCGGTGATGAACTTCTCGCTACCCTAGCCGGTGTGCAATCTAACTTAATTACTGCAAGTGATTTCGCTCTAATCTAG
- a CDS encoding diflavin flavoprotein, with the protein MVVLTDRVQRRLTIETGEISQDTTTIRSLDWDRDRFDIEFGLQNGTTYNSYLIRGEKTALVDTSHEKFRQLYLDTLHGIIEPAEIDYLIISHTEPDHSGLVKDVLQLAPQATVVGAKVAIQFLEDLVHRPFQRQIVKNGDKLDLGNGHVLEFVSAPNLHWPDTIFTYDHKTQVLFTCDAFGMHYCSDKTFDEDLAAIEEDYHFYYECLMAPNARSVLGAMKRMADLGEITTIATGHGPLLRHNLVELTGRYRQWSQAQAKAETTVAVFYFSDYGYSDRLSQAIAYGITKTGVAVEMMDLKFAEPQEARELVSQAAGIVIGAPPTSGFGATTAEAAISTILAAVTNKQSIGLFESGGGDDVSIYPLRSKFLELGLKEAFPNILIKEMPTEGTYKLCDEAGTDLGQWLTRDKAIKQMKSLDNELDKALGRISGGLYIITAKKGDASSAMLASWVAQASFKPFGLTIAVAKDRAIEALMHVGDRFVLNVLEEGNYQALMKHFLKRFPPGADRFAGVNTQPASNGCPILTDAVAYLECQVASRMECSDHWIVYATIDAGRVSNPDALPAVHHRKVGNHY; encoded by the coding sequence ATGGTAGTGCTCACCGACCGAGTCCAACGCAGACTGACGATAGAAACCGGCGAAATTTCCCAGGACACAACAACGATACGCTCACTAGACTGGGATCGCGATCGTTTTGACATAGAATTTGGACTGCAAAACGGTACAACCTATAACTCCTACTTAATTCGGGGTGAGAAAACAGCCTTAGTAGACACATCCCACGAGAAATTCCGCCAGCTGTATCTAGACACCCTGCACGGCATCATAGAACCCGCTGAAATTGATTATTTGATTATCAGCCACACCGAGCCAGACCATAGTGGTTTAGTTAAAGATGTCTTGCAACTGGCACCGCAAGCCACCGTGGTTGGCGCAAAAGTTGCGATACAGTTTTTAGAAGATTTAGTTCACCGGCCATTTCAACGCCAAATTGTAAAAAATGGCGACAAACTCGATTTAGGCAACGGGCACGTTTTGGAATTCGTATCAGCCCCTAACCTGCATTGGCCAGATACAATTTTCACCTACGATCATAAAACCCAGGTTCTCTTCACCTGCGATGCCTTTGGGATGCACTATTGCTCCGATAAAACCTTTGACGAAGATTTAGCAGCCATTGAAGAAGATTATCACTTTTACTACGAGTGTTTAATGGCTCCTAATGCCCGTTCTGTCTTAGGTGCGATGAAGCGCATGGCAGACTTGGGAGAAATTACCACAATTGCCACCGGCCACGGCCCTCTGCTGCGTCATAATTTAGTAGAACTCACCGGACGTTACCGGCAGTGGAGTCAAGCGCAAGCCAAAGCAGAAACCACGGTTGCCGTCTTTTACTTCTCAGATTACGGCTATAGTGATCGCCTCAGCCAAGCGATCGCCTACGGGATTACCAAAACCGGCGTTGCGGTGGAAATGATGGATCTCAAATTTGCCGAACCTCAAGAAGCCAGGGAACTCGTCAGTCAGGCAGCCGGTATCGTGATCGGCGCACCCCCAACCAGTGGCTTTGGTGCTACCACTGCCGAAGCTGCGATTAGCACTATTTTGGCAGCCGTTACTAATAAGCAAAGCATCGGTTTGTTTGAATCTGGCGGTGGGGATGATGTATCGATTTATCCCCTGCGGAGTAAGTTCTTGGAGTTGGGTTTAAAAGAAGCATTTCCCAACATTCTAATTAAAGAAATGCCAACTGAAGGGACTTACAAACTGTGCGATGAAGCCGGCACTGACTTGGGACAGTGGCTCACTCGCGATAAAGCTATCAAGCAGATGAAGTCCCTCGATAATGAACTTGATAAAGCCCTGGGACGCATCAGCGGCGGGCTTTACATTATCACTGCTAAAAAAGGGGATGCCAGCAGTGCTATGTTAGCATCCTGGGTTGCTCAAGCAAGTTTCAAGCCTTTCGGTTTAACGATTGCTGTTGCTAAGGATCGGGCAATTGAAGCGTTAATGCACGTCGGTGATCGCTTCGTTCTTAACGTACTGGAAGAAGGCAATTACCAAGCGCTGATGAAACATTTTCTCAAGCGATTTCCGCCTGGTGCTGATCGGTTTGCCGGCGTGAATACTCAGCCGGCTAGCAATGGTTGCCCAATTTTAACTGACGCTGTCGCCTATCTGGAATGCCAAGTTGCTAGCCGCATGGAGTGTTCAGATCACTGGATTGTTTACGCAACAATTGACGCGGGTCGTGTTTCCAATCCTGATGCGTTGCCGGCAGTTCACCACCGGAAAGTTGGCAATCACTACTAA